One Bacillus sp. 1780r2a1 DNA segment encodes these proteins:
- a CDS encoding YqhR family membrane protein: MTAKQDNKPANQQIQSKEGSFLAKAIVIGFVGGVFWSLMGYVTYLFSFSEIHPNTILQPWAFGSWKDRWPGLIVSVLIIGIISIGVALLYYVFLKKFKSIWFGIVYGAVLWAFVFLLLNPLFPSMKTIGELTSNTIITTICLYILYGIFVGYSISFEAAELNSSSGHKSELVNE, translated from the coding sequence ATGACAGCTAAACAAGATAATAAGCCGGCAAATCAACAAATACAATCAAAGGAAGGCTCATTCTTAGCTAAAGCGATAGTTATTGGTTTTGTAGGAGGAGTGTTTTGGAGCTTAATGGGATACGTTACGTATTTATTTAGCTTTAGTGAAATTCATCCTAATACAATTTTACAGCCGTGGGCTTTTGGTAGTTGGAAAGACCGTTGGCCAGGGCTTATTGTTAGCGTTTTGATTATTGGTATTATATCAATTGGTGTAGCGCTTCTTTACTATGTGTTCTTGAAAAAGTTCAAGTCAATATGGTTTGGTATTGTATATGGAGCAGTGCTTTGGGCGTTCGTCTTTCTGCTGCTTAACCCATTGTTTCCAAGCATGAAAACGATAGGAGAACTAACTTCTAATACCATTATTACAACTATTTGTTTATACATCTTATACGGGATATTTGTCGGGTATTCCATTTCCTTTGAGGCAGCAGAGCTAAACAGCAGTTCTGGACATAAATCAGAACTTGTGAATGAGTAG
- the mntR gene encoding transcriptional regulator MntR, whose amino-acid sequence MPTPSMEDYIEQIYMLIEDKGYARVSDIADALTVHPSSVTKMVQKLDKDEYLIYEKYRGLVLTPKGQKIGKRLVYRHELLEQLLRIIGVDEENIYEDVEGIEHHLSWNSIDRIGDLVQYFEEDPERVQGLRSVQRKNEEEQQL is encoded by the coding sequence ATGCCTACGCCAAGTATGGAAGACTATATTGAACAAATATATATGCTGATTGAAGATAAAGGATATGCTAGGGTTTCGGATATCGCTGATGCTTTAACAGTTCATCCCTCATCAGTCACAAAAATGGTGCAGAAGCTTGATAAAGATGAATATTTAATCTATGAAAAATACCGTGGTCTTGTTTTAACTCCAAAAGGACAAAAGATTGGTAAACGCCTTGTTTATCGTCATGAGCTATTGGAGCAGCTGCTGCGTATTATCGGCGTAGATGAAGAGAATATTTATGAAGATGTTGAAGGTATTGAACACCATCTAAGCTGGAACTCAATTGACAGAATCGGTGATCTAGTACAATACTTTGAGGAAGATCCAGAGCGTGTGCAAGGCTTGCGAAGCGTCCAAAGGAAAAATGAAGAAGAGCAACAGTTATAA
- the spoIIIAE gene encoding stage III sporulation protein AE — protein sequence MSKRKLLAFLLLLFFFFPNNVQASQSAPQEEIVDEQIDQLNIDEVKQFWDDILTQYGGFLPESQKGSLVDFLKGDKEFSIQEWLSGLVKFLLHEIISNGKLLGTLIMLTVFSVFLQTLQSAFNQQAVSKVAYALVYMVLIIIALNSFQVAISYATGAIETMSKFILALVPLLLALMASSGGVISAAFFHPVILFLMNISGMLIQYIVMPLLFLSALLSIVSTISDQYKVTQLAQLLRNISIGILGIFLTIFLGVISVQGATSAVADGITIRTAKFVTGNFIPVVGRVFTDAADTVITASLLLKNTVGIAGVVVLLLIVAFPAIKVLALALIYKLAAALLQPIGGGPVISCLSIISKSVVYIFAALAIVSLMFFLCLTVIITASNVTMMVR from the coding sequence ATGAGTAAACGAAAATTGCTCGCATTCCTTTTGCTCCTCTTCTTTTTCTTTCCAAATAATGTACAAGCCTCTCAGTCTGCGCCTCAAGAAGAAATAGTAGATGAACAAATTGACCAGCTCAATATCGACGAAGTGAAGCAGTTTTGGGATGATATCTTGACTCAATATGGTGGCTTTTTACCAGAAAGTCAAAAAGGTAGCTTAGTTGACTTCTTAAAAGGTGACAAAGAGTTTTCAATTCAGGAGTGGCTGAGCGGGTTGGTGAAATTTTTACTTCATGAAATTATTTCAAATGGAAAACTGCTAGGAACACTCATTATGTTAACCGTATTCAGCGTCTTTTTACAAACGTTACAGAGCGCATTCAATCAACAAGCTGTTAGTAAAGTTGCCTATGCGCTTGTGTATATGGTGTTAATCATCATTGCGCTAAATAGTTTTCAAGTAGCTATTTCATACGCAACAGGCGCAATCGAAACAATGTCTAAGTTCATTTTAGCTCTGGTTCCACTATTATTAGCGTTAATGGCTTCATCGGGCGGGGTAATATCGGCGGCATTCTTTCATCCAGTGATCTTATTTTTAATGAATATTAGCGGCATGCTCATCCAGTATATAGTCATGCCACTATTGTTTTTATCAGCGCTTTTAAGCATTGTAAGTACTATTTCAGATCAGTATAAGGTCACTCAGTTAGCTCAGCTGCTTCGAAACATCAGCATTGGTATTCTAGGAATCTTTTTAACAATTTTTTTAGGAGTCATTTCAGTACAAGGTGCTACTTCTGCTGTTGCGGATGGAATTACTATTCGGACCGCTAAGTTTGTTACCGGAAACTTTATTCCAGTTGTGGGAAGGGTATTTACAGACGCGGCAGATACCGTTATCACAGCCTCACTTCTTTTAAAGAATACGGTTGGAATAGCGGGAGTGGTTGTTTTACTCTTAATCGTTGCCTTTCCAGCTATTAAAGTACTAGCGCTTGCGTTAATTTATAAGCTAGCTGCAGCACTTTTACAGCCAATCGGAGGCGGTCCTGTTATTTCGTGTTTAAGCATTATTAGTAAGAGTGTTGTTTATATTTTTGCTGCATTGGCAATTGTCTCACTGATGTTTTTCCTATGTTTAACAGTCATCATTACAGCCAGCAACGTTACGATGATGGTGAGGTAG
- a CDS encoding DUF1385 domain-containing protein — translation MSKLQKAAYGGQAVIEGVMFGGKKVMVTAIRRKDQSIEYFQSPRRSNRVLTALKKIPFLRGIAAIIEASANGTQHLNFSSERYDVHPNEDDVIKEEKKESKLSLILGVATIGVLSFLFGKVLFTLIPVFLANLTRPIFASDLAQVVIESFFKLLLLLAYIYAISQTPLIKRVFQYHGAEHKVINAYENNQELTVESVQAQSRLHYRCGSSFILFTVVVGMFVYLLVPTDPLWLRVVNRLALIPVVLGLSFEVLQLTNKVRHVPVLRFLGYPGLWLQLLTTKEPKDDQVEVAISSFQELLRIENEGSSVPGGEQVS, via the coding sequence ATGTCTAAATTACAAAAAGCCGCATACGGTGGGCAAGCCGTCATTGAAGGTGTCATGTTTGGTGGCAAGAAAGTGATGGTCACTGCCATTCGTCGTAAAGATCAATCTATTGAGTATTTTCAATCTCCTCGGAGATCAAATCGTGTACTAACAGCGTTGAAAAAAATTCCGTTTTTAAGAGGAATTGCAGCAATTATTGAAGCAAGTGCAAACGGTACACAACATTTAAATTTTTCATCTGAACGTTACGATGTGCATCCTAACGAAGATGATGTAATTAAAGAAGAAAAAAAAGAATCAAAACTATCCTTAATATTGGGTGTTGCAACAATTGGTGTACTTTCTTTTCTATTTGGAAAAGTGCTTTTCACCCTAATTCCGGTGTTTTTGGCAAATTTGACTCGTCCTATTTTCGCTTCTGATTTAGCACAAGTAGTTATTGAAAGCTTCTTTAAGCTTTTATTATTGCTCGCTTATATTTACGCGATTTCACAAACTCCGCTTATTAAACGCGTCTTTCAATACCACGGAGCAGAACACAAAGTCATTAATGCATATGAAAACAACCAGGAGCTTACGGTAGAATCAGTTCAAGCTCAGTCTCGCCTTCACTATCGCTGCGGAAGTAGTTTCATTCTATTTACAGTTGTTGTTGGAATGTTTGTTTACCTACTCGTCCCTACGGACCCGCTTTGGCTTAGAGTTGTAAACCGACTTGCATTAATTCCAGTCGTGTTGGGGCTGTCTTTTGAAGTACTACAATTAACCAATAAGGTTCGCCATGTACCTGTTTTACGCTTCTTAGGTTACCCGGGATTATGGTTACAGCTCCTTACTACAAAGGAACCTAAAGATGACCAAGTCGAAGTTGCAATCTCTTCATTTCAAGAGCTTTTACGCATTGAAAACGAAGGGAGCTCTGTACCCGGTGGCGAACAAGTAAGTTAA
- a CDS encoding Xaa-Pro peptidase family protein yields the protein MKIEKLRKQLQTLNVDGIVITSEYNRRYMTNFTGSAGIAVISNDKAVFITDFRYVKQASEQTEGFEIVQHKGPILEEVGQVITQLGIKSVGFEENHVSYAQFQQFKKHVKAELVPVSNAVENLRLIKSDSEIKILKEAAKIADAAYEHILTFVKPGVTELQVSNELEFFMRKQGAISSSFDTIVASGHRSALPHGVASEKVIEAGEFVTLDFGAYYKGYCSDITRTFAVGKVSEELKGIYDTVLEAQLRGMKGIKAGITGKEADALTRDYIVEKGYGQYFGHSTGHGVGLEVHEGPSLSVKSQDTLQPGMVVTVEPGIYIPNLGGVRIEDDTVVTEEGNESLTYSPKELIIL from the coding sequence ATGAAAATAGAGAAATTACGTAAGCAGTTGCAAACGTTAAATGTTGATGGAATAGTTATTACAAGTGAATACAACCGTCGCTATATGACTAATTTTACTGGTTCAGCAGGTATAGCAGTAATCTCCAATGATAAAGCTGTATTTATCACAGATTTTCGCTATGTAAAGCAGGCTAGTGAACAAACAGAGGGGTTTGAAATTGTTCAACATAAAGGCCCAATCCTGGAAGAAGTAGGTCAAGTTATTACACAGCTTGGAATTAAAAGCGTTGGTTTTGAAGAAAATCATGTTTCATACGCTCAGTTTCAACAGTTTAAAAAGCATGTTAAAGCAGAGCTTGTTCCAGTTTCCAATGCGGTTGAAAACTTACGCTTGATAAAGAGTGACTCAGAGATTAAGATATTAAAGGAAGCTGCAAAAATTGCAGATGCAGCATATGAGCATATTTTGACCTTCGTTAAGCCTGGTGTAACAGAGCTTCAAGTGTCTAATGAGCTGGAGTTCTTTATGCGAAAGCAAGGTGCAATTTCGTCCTCGTTTGATACAATTGTGGCGTCAGGTCATCGTTCGGCATTACCGCACGGCGTTGCTTCTGAAAAAGTCATTGAAGCAGGAGAATTTGTTACGCTTGATTTTGGTGCGTATTATAAAGGCTATTGTTCTGACATTACGCGCACATTTGCGGTAGGGAAAGTCAGTGAAGAACTAAAGGGAATTTATGATACAGTATTAGAGGCGCAGTTAAGAGGCATGAAAGGAATTAAAGCGGGTATTACGGGTAAAGAAGCCGATGCCTTAACACGAGACTATATTGTAGAAAAAGGATACGGACAGTATTTTGGTCATTCTACCGGTCATGGTGTGGGATTAGAAGTTCATGAAGGCCCGTCGCTTTCTGTGAAGTCTCAGGATACGCTGCAGCCAGGAATGGTTGTAACCGTTGAACCAGGTATTTACATACCAAACCTTGGTGGCGTTCGTATTGAAGACGATACCGTGGTAACAGAAGAAGGAAATGAGTCATTAACATACTCACCGAAAGAACTTATTATTTTATAA
- the efp gene encoding elongation factor P, whose translation MISVNDFRTGLTVEVDGGIWRVMDFQHVKPGKGAAFVRSKLRNLRTGAVQEKTFRAGEKVAKAQIDNRKMQYLYASGDQHVFMDNHSYEQLELPATAIEYELKFLKENMEVAIMMYQGETLGVELPNTVELKVTETEPGIKGDTASGGTKPATVETGLIVQVPFFVNEGDVLIINTTDSSYVSRA comes from the coding sequence ATGATTTCAGTAAACGATTTTCGCACAGGTCTAACAGTAGAAGTAGACGGAGGTATTTGGCGCGTAATGGATTTCCAACACGTAAAGCCAGGTAAAGGAGCAGCGTTTGTTCGCTCAAAACTTCGTAATTTACGTACTGGAGCTGTTCAAGAAAAAACATTCCGTGCAGGGGAAAAAGTAGCAAAAGCACAAATCGATAACCGTAAAATGCAGTATTTATATGCAAGTGGTGATCAGCACGTATTTATGGATAACCACTCATACGAGCAATTAGAACTTCCAGCAACAGCAATTGAATATGAGCTAAAGTTCTTAAAAGAAAATATGGAAGTAGCTATCATGATGTATCAAGGTGAAACGCTAGGTGTTGAGCTTCCAAATACAGTTGAATTAAAAGTTACTGAAACAGAACCAGGTATTAAAGGTGATACAGCATCAGGTGGCACGAAGCCAGCTACGGTTGAAACAGGCCTAATTGTACAAGTTCCATTCTTCGTAAATGAAGGCGATGTATTAATTATCAACACAACAGATAGCAGCTACGTATCACGTGCATAA
- the spoIIIAD gene encoding stage III sporulation protein AD, translating to MIQIVGLGLVATFLALILKEHKSPIAFLLVVFVGCVIFLFLIDQIYEIIKMIEKLSVNAHVNMIYVETILKIIGIAYIAEFGAQITKDAGQGAIASKIELGGKILILSMAIPILTVIIETIISMLPS from the coding sequence ATGATACAGATTGTGGGCTTAGGCTTAGTTGCTACCTTTTTAGCACTCATTTTAAAAGAGCATAAATCGCCCATTGCTTTTTTACTTGTTGTCTTTGTAGGGTGTGTGATCTTTTTATTTTTAATCGATCAGATATACGAGATTATTAAAATGATTGAAAAGCTCTCTGTGAACGCACACGTTAACATGATTTATGTTGAAACAATCTTAAAGATTATAGGAATTGCTTATATTGCAGAATTTGGTGCTCAAATTACGAAGGACGCTGGGCAAGGTGCGATCGCTTCTAAAATTGAACTGGGTGGTAAAATTTTAATCTTATCAATGGCTATTCCCATCTTAACAGTAATTATTGAAACAATTATTTCCATGCTACCGTCTTAA
- the spoIIIAB gene encoding stage III sporulation protein SpoIIIAB produces MKILGAIFILLASTFTGFEVAKQLSERPRQLRQLKTALRSLESEIMYSNRPLHEISNMLSKQFPNPLSLFFKEFEQRLIQGMTTAKEAWEHALQAHKKALAFKEGELEVLKQFGETLGQHDRYSQQKHILLAINHLDREEQDALEQQSRYEKMIKSLGFLSGLLLVILLM; encoded by the coding sequence ATGAAAATTTTAGGAGCTATTTTTATTTTACTGGCTTCTACGTTCACAGGCTTTGAAGTTGCCAAGCAGCTTAGTGAAAGGCCAAGACAACTTCGGCAACTAAAAACAGCGCTACGATCGTTAGAGTCAGAAATCATGTACAGTAACCGCCCTCTTCATGAAATATCAAACATGCTTTCAAAACAATTTCCTAATCCATTATCGCTTTTTTTTAAGGAGTTCGAACAGCGTTTAATACAAGGAATGACCACTGCGAAAGAAGCGTGGGAACATGCTCTTCAAGCACATAAAAAAGCGCTTGCCTTTAAAGAGGGAGAACTTGAAGTGTTAAAGCAGTTTGGTGAAACGTTAGGGCAACATGATCGGTATTCCCAGCAAAAACATATATTGTTAGCTATTAACCACTTGGACCGGGAAGAGCAGGATGCGCTTGAACAGCAAAGTCGGTATGAAAAAATGATAAAAAGCCTTGGCTTTTTATCAGGATTGCTACTCGTCATTTTATTGATGTAG
- the aroQ gene encoding type II 3-dehydroquinate dehydratase, translating to MKKFLVINGPNLNRLGVREPAVYGRENLKTLEHNLHQLAEQQSVHIECVQSNHEGVIIDWIHEADENFDGIVINPGAFTHYSYAIRDAIASISVPVLEVHISNVHKREEFRHESVTAPVTAGQIVGLGIYGYELAILALLQKKGE from the coding sequence ATGAAAAAGTTTTTAGTAATTAATGGTCCAAACTTAAATAGGCTGGGCGTTCGAGAGCCTGCGGTGTATGGTAGAGAGAATTTAAAAACGTTAGAGCACAACCTACATCAGCTTGCTGAGCAACAGAGTGTGCATATTGAATGTGTTCAGTCTAATCATGAAGGAGTCATTATTGACTGGATTCATGAAGCAGACGAGAACTTTGATGGCATTGTCATTAACCCAGGGGCATTCACACACTATAGTTACGCAATTCGGGATGCGATTGCAAGTATTTCAGTTCCTGTGCTTGAAGTTCATATTTCAAACGTACATAAGCGAGAAGAATTTCGTCATGAATCCGTGACGGCACCTGTCACAGCAGGACAAATTGTAGGATTGGGCATTTATGGATATGAGTTAGCGATTCTTGCTCTGTTGCAAAAGAAAGGGGAATGA
- the spoIIIAC gene encoding stage III sporulation protein AC, with protein MNIDMNTIFQIAGIGIVVAFLVTVLEQMGKKDYANWVTLIGFIYILFMVASIVEDLFQKIKAVFLFQS; from the coding sequence ATGAACATTGATATGAATACAATTTTTCAAATAGCAGGGATTGGTATTGTTGTAGCGTTTCTCGTTACAGTGTTAGAGCAAATGGGCAAGAAAGATTATGCAAACTGGGTAACACTTATAGGGTTTATTTATATCTTGTTTATGGTTGCATCGATTGTTGAAGATTTATTTCAAAAAATTAAAGCCGTTTTTTTATTTCAAAGCTAA
- a CDS encoding YqhV family protein has translation MKHWFDHINGTVLTMACLRFVSSFIEFIAAILIFTNNDVKKALMINGMLALVGPIVMITSFSLGLVSVADQLSFGKLVLIGTGVLLILIGVFK, from the coding sequence ATGAAGCATTGGTTTGATCACATAAACGGAACTGTTTTGACAATGGCTTGCTTACGATTTGTTTCATCTTTTATTGAATTCATTGCGGCTATTTTAATTTTTACGAATAATGATGTCAAAAAAGCATTAATGATTAATGGAATGCTGGCGCTCGTAGGGCCAATTGTGATGATCACGTCATTTAGCCTTGGGTTAGTGTCGGTTGCTGATCAGCTATCTTTTGGTAAGCTTGTGCTCATCGGTACAGGCGTCCTTTTAATTTTAATTGGAGTGTTTAAGTGA
- the spoIIIAA gene encoding stage III sporulation protein AA, whose protein sequence is MLDEIVAIFPEGIKHNVQPYIQRYIATLEEVRIRIGRQIELTIDSEPVFLPYVVTAEDTLFILNKLSHFSIYMIEEELKKGYVTIEGGHRVGLAGKVITENGHVRVIRDVTSFNIRVAKEQIGIAEPLIPLLYQSRWLSTILIGPPQTGKTTMIRDLARMMSTGNSQQKIGAVKVGIVDERSEIAGCVKGVPQHTFGTRIDVLDSCPKAEGMMMMIRSMSPNVLIVDEVGSEEDCQAVLEAVNAGVQVFMTVHGYDLFDLDKRPSLKQLLELEVFDRYMVLTNENGPGTVKAIYDQARKPLSLKSNYSLK, encoded by the coding sequence ATGCTAGATGAAATTGTCGCTATTTTTCCAGAAGGTATTAAGCATAATGTCCAGCCGTATATACAGCGTTATATAGCAACTTTAGAGGAAGTACGCATTCGAATTGGAAGGCAAATTGAGTTAACGATTGACAGTGAACCTGTGTTTTTGCCCTATGTGGTAACGGCAGAAGACACGCTATTTATTTTAAATAAACTCAGTCATTTCTCTATTTATATGATTGAAGAAGAATTAAAAAAAGGGTATGTGACGATTGAAGGCGGTCATCGTGTAGGGCTTGCGGGTAAAGTTATTACTGAAAATGGACATGTTCGTGTAATTCGCGATGTGACTTCGTTTAACATTCGAGTAGCAAAAGAACAAATCGGCATAGCAGAACCGCTAATTCCTCTGCTCTATCAATCCAGATGGCTTAGTACTATTTTGATTGGTCCTCCACAAACAGGAAAAACAACAATGATAAGAGACTTAGCAAGAATGATGAGCACAGGAAATAGTCAACAGAAGATTGGAGCGGTTAAAGTGGGTATCGTAGATGAACGCTCGGAAATTGCAGGCTGTGTCAAAGGTGTTCCCCAACATACCTTTGGAACACGAATAGATGTTTTAGATAGTTGTCCGAAAGCCGAAGGAATGATGATGATGATTCGATCGATGAGTCCAAACGTATTAATTGTGGATGAGGTAGGAAGCGAAGAAGACTGTCAAGCCGTGCTAGAGGCCGTCAATGCAGGAGTACAAGTATTTATGACGGTGCACGGTTACGATCTGTTTGATTTAGATAAACGCCCTTCTTTAAAACAATTATTAGAACTTGAAGTATTCGATCGCTATATGGTATTAACCAATGAGAATGGACCAGGAACTGTGAAAGCCATTTATGATCAAGCAAGAAAACCACTTTCGTTGAAGTCCAATTATTCTTTGAAATAA
- a CDS encoding patatin-like phospholipase family protein, with amino-acid sequence MYIDGVFSGGGLKGFALLGALQALEERDFIFRRLAGTSAGSIVCALIVAGYTSEEMMEMMDEMNVKSLLDQRVSFLPSALTKWLLLYWNLGLYKGEKLEKWIASKLKARGIVTFGDLPVGSLRIIASDLTNSQLVVLPDDLPKYGIDPKKFPVAKAVRMSCSIPYFFEPVRLRTNPVSLIVDGGVLSNFPIFLFDDDQKRKQRPVLGIKLSPREKEEDKKNIKNAIAMFSALFDTMKDAHDARHISKRHERNIIFLPVSEVLATEFSLSEEQKHQLFHYGKNKAELFLKKWCY; translated from the coding sequence CTGTATATTGATGGTGTTTTTTCAGGTGGTGGGCTTAAAGGTTTCGCGCTACTTGGAGCCTTGCAAGCTTTAGAAGAGCGAGATTTTATTTTCAGGCGCCTAGCGGGTACAAGTGCTGGTTCGATTGTATGCGCCCTTATTGTAGCGGGTTATACAAGTGAGGAAATGATGGAAATGATGGATGAAATGAACGTGAAGTCTTTACTAGATCAACGTGTTTCTTTTTTGCCGTCTGCTCTTACAAAATGGCTTCTTCTCTATTGGAACTTAGGCTTATATAAAGGTGAAAAGTTAGAAAAATGGATAGCTAGCAAGTTAAAAGCAAGAGGGATTGTTACATTTGGTGATTTGCCAGTCGGATCATTACGAATCATTGCTTCTGATTTAACAAATAGCCAGCTAGTAGTATTACCTGATGATTTGCCTAAATATGGAATAGATCCAAAGAAATTTCCCGTAGCAAAAGCGGTACGGATGAGCTGTAGTATTCCCTACTTCTTTGAACCAGTTAGGCTGCGGACAAATCCCGTAAGCCTTATTGTTGACGGTGGGGTATTAAGTAATTTTCCCATTTTTTTATTTGATGATGATCAAAAACGTAAACAGAGGCCTGTGTTGGGTATTAAACTTAGTCCTCGTGAAAAAGAAGAAGATAAAAAAAATATAAAAAATGCAATCGCGATGTTTTCAGCTTTATTTGATACAATGAAAGACGCACATGATGCAAGGCATATATCAAAACGTCACGAACGAAATATCATCTTTTTACCAGTTAGTGAAGTGTTGGCTACGGAATTTTCTTTATCAGAAGAACAGAAGCACCAGCTTTTTCACTATGGAAAGAATAAAGCAGAGCTGTTTTTAAAAAAATGGTGCTATTAA